A window from Bordetella petrii encodes these proteins:
- a CDS encoding SDR family oxidoreductase — protein sequence MADHSINGKVALIAGGAKNLGGLIARDLAEHGARAVAVHYNSASSRDAAEATVAAVQASGARGVALQADLTTAGAVEKLFADTAAAVGRPDIAINTVGKVLKKPFTEITEAEYDEMAAINSKSAFFFLKEAGRHVNDNGKIVTLVTSLLGAFTPFYAAYAGTKAPVEHYTRAAAKEFGARGISVNAVGPGPMDTPFFYPAESDEAVAYHKTAAALSAFSPTGLTHIEDVVPFIRHLVSDTWWMTGQTILINGGYTTK from the coding sequence ATGGCTGACCATTCCATCAACGGCAAGGTGGCGCTCATTGCCGGCGGCGCGAAGAACCTGGGCGGCCTGATCGCCCGCGATCTCGCCGAACATGGCGCGCGGGCCGTTGCCGTCCACTACAACAGCGCGTCCTCCCGCGACGCCGCCGAGGCCACGGTGGCCGCGGTGCAGGCCAGCGGCGCACGGGGCGTGGCCCTGCAGGCCGACCTGACCACCGCCGGCGCGGTTGAAAAGCTGTTTGCCGACACGGCCGCCGCGGTCGGGCGGCCCGACATCGCCATCAATACCGTCGGCAAAGTGCTCAAGAAGCCGTTCACGGAAATCACCGAGGCCGAATACGACGAGATGGCGGCCATCAACAGCAAGTCGGCGTTCTTCTTCCTGAAAGAAGCGGGCAGGCACGTCAACGACAATGGCAAGATCGTGACCCTGGTGACGTCGCTGCTGGGCGCGTTCACGCCGTTCTATGCCGCCTATGCGGGCACCAAGGCGCCGGTCGAGCACTACACCCGTGCGGCGGCCAAGGAATTCGGCGCGCGCGGCATCTCGGTCAATGCAGTGGGGCCGGGCCCCATGGACACGCCTTTCTTCTATCCGGCCGAAAGCGACGAAGCCGTGGCGTATCACAAGACCGCCGCCGCGCTGTCGGCGTTTTCTCCCACCGGCCTGACTCACATCGAAGACGTTGTGCCGTTCATCCGCCATCTGGTCAGCGATACCTGGTGGATGACCGGCCAGACCATCCTGATCAATG